The region gatcaatttaattattccagctgctgtgagaaaaggctattaGTGATCCTCCACCTGCAGCATCCTCACGTTCGATATAGCCTACAGTATATAGTTTTGATATAGatatagttttgaacactggctggttatgtacttacTACTTGCCCAGAAACtgattttgaataatgtttaaccaaaaaaaaggtTACCAACAGCAGCTTTAAATAGAAGTCTATTGAGCAAAATTGCAACAAATAAAGTGCATTTCTGTCAATTACTTTGTCTATTTGTTTTTACAGACTGAGATAGAGTTCAAAATTACAGCAAAATTGCAGTAACCATTAGAATGTTGAAAACTTCCTGAGATCCTTCACGCCTTACTAAGATGCTGACATGTTTccctatataaaataaaaatgtatgaagtGCAACATAAATATACAACCCTCCATACTTAGATATGCTGATATGCTAAATGTCATCTTAAAACGGGAAGAGACATGTTAAGCAATCATACAGCGGTGACTAAACTGAAACTAGctttcaaaattttaaaaagtctgGAGAACTGTGAACAACTGTAATATGTAATACATTGCCTACTGCATGTAGTATGAAGTTAACAACTGCTGTTTTGTGATTTGTCACCAATGTATGCTTACATGTCTCTTACACTGTTTGAAGGAGACTGTATAATTTTACTTAACATTAACTATAGCCACTATGATCTTGTATGGACCTTATGGTAAATTTTCAGTAAGTCTGTACATACTGCTTAAACGTATACTAAAACAAATGTAGCAGCCCAAGTGTGCCGCCTAAGAACATTCGAACACGGGCGAAAGAAAATACAGCAGGATTCCCTCATGTTTGAGAAATACACCTGCCGAAAAAAGTATAAACAACTGAAACTCCCTACTAGACAGATTTTTTGACAATGATGTCTCAATATCTAGTAGGtagtttacaataaaaaaaaaaaaaaacacttgaaaatCAGAGGGTTCGTTAATTCAAAAGGTTCAGTTAATTCAGGCGCTTATCTCCAGCACACAGACACTAAATGACTGTTGTCAATACATAACACTGACTACAATGACTATCGCTTCTCCTTTAAATAGAAACTTAAGACTGTTCACAAAAACGTTGTAAAATCCAAACAAGGTTTTGACAGAAACGCAGATgggatttctttttctttttttttgattgacaggtccatcttcttttttttttttttttttttttttttgctcaaggTTAGGAACACAACAAAGCAAGCTGCGAGCAACACCATAATCAACGTGTAATCCTCAGGTCTGATCCAGTGATtcgtaaattaaaaaaagcatcataaggCATGCATTTATTGCATTGCTCTTGTCATTTTTGGCCTAACTTCCTTTGGGGGAATCCCCCATCGTTTTGAGACAGATAGCACGGCGTTTGAGGATCACAGCTGTCAAAAGTGACAATGATCAGACGAGCTGTCATGTCTTACCTTCTCTCGCCTTCAGCAGAACAGTGTTGGCCACGATATTCTCGAGCTCCATGTTTCCTGGGTTGCAGGCAGGCACCGCAGGCCCAACCTCGTCGCCGGGTTGGCagtttatgtgtgtgtctgtgtgtgtcctcCCCCGCTCCCCCCCACGGCGGAATATTATTAACCCTGAATGACTCTCCACTCTGCCGTTTCGCTCCTCTGATTCCCCGCCCAGAAGCTTCAGATTTACGTCGATCACAGAGCCTACTATGGCAACGCCTGAGCTTATGCATATTAATGAGACATGCTGACGTTGCTTGGTAACCAACCTCTAGCGTCCCGCTTGAACGGTCCTACGGCTCTGCTATGGCCAAAGCTTAGCTCATGAATATTTATAAGATTATGCTGACATTAGGTAGTGCTTCCTACTAATATCTCTGTATAATTCTTATCTGATTTGTGCTCTTATTTCTTTAAGGCTTCACAAATGACCTAATCCTTTAATCTAACGTCTATCATTTGTTATAGTAACAGATCAGATATATGTAGTGTCTTGATTTCACATggtaaatcaatatttttagtatatttcatttttgtatggatgtatttatttagttttatttattttgttctgtatataaatagtaatatttacaGTAACTGTAATAGTCATTATTGTTGTCCTGATCATGTTTGTACATTTGCTTTGTGTAACgttactaaaaataaatcaaacaatttataaaaacatcacGTGATCTGTTTAATATTCATGCTAGCAGGTCTTCGCCATAGTAGATTTCATCGTCACAATCCAGACTGCTAGTTTAAAAAACGCTGTGATCTTtgtacttgtttttttatttttataaaatgctaTAATGTTTACGAATCCCACATAAACTGTTTATTATACGGTCTAGTATGATAACAATCGTTGTTTATAAGCCGGTTGCTGTCTATTTATCAATGTCTATCATGTCTTTTCTTTGATGATAAACAGATGCACATTTTTTCAGACATATGGCGTGCCACAGCACATATGATGTGCAGCTTTGAACTTGTATTTACATGAACTGCAGATGATCAATGCAAACGAAATAAAACTGCTTACTTGTGAGTTTTCCGATGCTTAGTTTATAACACCATCTAGAGGTAAAACTGTTATACTGATTATTAAAAGCTaataatctaaatataaatgtaacctAAAGTCTAGCCTGAACAACGTGTTTAATGTCCTTAGCTCTATTGATCTGCATTTTCTGTTCGCGATTACACCAAATTATTTCACCATCACTATCTGACAAAGCAcgtctctcttttttttgtttttgttttgtttgtttgttatgaACAATTACTTACTGTGCACTTCTTTCCGACAGGTGGCGATGTAGGATGATGTCGATTTGTTTTATCCTTGGAGAAGAAGTCGCTGCTTCCGTGGTCCTCAAACACGCGTGTTAAAGATTAAAGGCAATTGTTAACTGGTGTTATACAATAAtgggtaaaacaaaaaaatctcgTAATCGTAGTAAGTttagttacaataaaaacaaaaagaaactgAAAAAGAAGATAAGAAGAAAGGAGAAACCGCACATAGAATGGTAAGTTCAAGTACATACTACATAGCAAATAGAAAGGACTCTCTCGCTATACGAACAACCTTTTTTATTCAATTACTTGTTATTTTACTGCCTATTGTTGTAAAAATATTAGGTGCgctttaattgtattgaatgcgTACTTGTGaacttaaaatcttaaaagaatatttaaaaaatatatattattattgcaataattAATGGCCACTTGAGTGTACCTAAGAGAGTACGTTACACTTTCATGACACACAAAaagacactttaaaaaaaaaaaagtgcactttattTAAATCGTGTTATAATAATCTTTTGTCCTGCTTTAAAGTATACACATTTTTTTGCTGACGAACATCCTTTTAATTGGAGTGTGTTGATATTagatttaaagttaatatataaaCTTTAAATTGCATCTTCGtgattacaaatgtatttaaatgcatgCCATAAACGTTTAAATAGAAATGAGATCcagtgtatattttaatttaccaTAAATGATTGTCTGTACATTAGGCAGTACAGCAGTTCTTAAATTACATATAACAAGATATATTTGTATgagtaaaatttttaaaaagtatgctCAAGTGTAGGCCTACTTTTTATAAAAGTTTACTGTCATTTGAAACATCTATGAAGTTTGTCACAAAATGGGTTGATTAACATTTGCTGATTTGAAGTCCTCAGATACGTAATGCTTGGGATGAACACAAAACCGTAAAGCAAAATCTACAAGAAATGGGGCTGTCACTTGGGACAAAGGGTATGCTtcctattaaaaacaaaaaggtaaGTACTAACTTGAATCACTATGTTACGATGTATTTATACAAATCCTTTCTGCTTATGGTAACCTAATGCATTTAACTGGTGTTTCAGGATATGGAAAGTAAACCAGCAGAGACAAATGTATTGAAACCCTACGTCATTGAAGGTATCTATCAAAACTAATTGTTCTCAGCTGGTTTTGAAATCTGTTATcgaaatttataaatgtttttatgagcTGCATAATATGATTTGGTGTCTAAATTGCAGCAATGGAGGTAGAGGCCAGTCTCCGTCGTGAGGACAGAACCACATGCTCCACTGACATAATTGAATATGTTCAATACATGGTGAAGGAACACAATGAGGATTATAAGGTAAAAGAGAGCCGTATATATCAATGATCCTCccagacattaaaaaaacactcttTTGTTGGTTCTCACAactgattgtgttttattggcATTTCAGGCAATGGCAAGGGATGAGAAAAACTACTATCAGGACACACCAAAGCAGATTAAACGGAAAGTGGAATTATACAAACGGTGTCATCCTGAGCAATATGCGGCATTCATTGCATCTCTGCAATCTCAGAAGTCTACGTGATGTCACAGCAAAGAACTGATGTTTTAATCTGATGGTCAGAATGTCACCTTAGTGTCTGTCAAGTGTGTATAACATTTTCAACAGTTTATTTCTAACATGACAACTTTCTTTAAGAATGTTGACTTTTAAAATGACGTATATATGAATTTAATGAGCAACTTGAGTATCTTCCGAAGTATAAAAATTACACTTAGTAAATTCTGACTTATTGATTGGTAAATTTAATGCGTTTTGgcgaattaatataatacacaGGAGTGAAAACAACTCTCCAATACAATgcaacacaaagaaaaaaaatctgagttCAGTACAAGTTAAGCTATCTCAAAAGAATTTTgagttgtgttttttaaagagAGTTATTGTGGttataaatttacattaaacatgtattttaatgttgttacaaaaggtgcagtcacattagcaaactatCAGCAGAAAAGGTCCATTGTTTACCGTCAGTAGTGAAGCAGTGCACAAAGAAGTCACTTTTTAAACCAAGCAGCATTCTGCTGGTCAGTACTCCAAATTAGTGTGGAGAAATGCAAACCCAACTTGTAATATGCATGCGGAAACGTTTCAATCTTATGCAAAATTACATGCAGGTTCCTATTGAAATGACAGTTTTTCACCCACAAAGTTTCATAGAGAAACAAGTAACTGTGACTGCacctaattattattttttttttccaagaaaataataatgttttaaaagtatAGCCACAGGATTTTGttgggaaaaaatatattttctgcattCAACGTTATTCCAAAAATGCTGTTGATAGAGCTGAACCCAGAACATTGATTtaagacacaataattacagaGATTTGTTCATATTTGCACTGCAGTAGTGCTTCTGTAGGCATCGTTGTTGCTTCATCACAGTTTCTTAGAAATGTCACATGCTACATGTACATGCTAAATAAAATGCGCATGACTGGTTTTGAACAAGAAGTCTGAATCTGTCAGCAGCTGTTATACAAGTTACATCAAATTATTAGCCATACAGTTCCTTTCCAGGATTATCAAATGTGTAAGAATTCTGTTTAATCAGCATTACAAAACCCTCACTATAAGActaaaaacaatgcatttgcATTCATAGAGGCCTTTCATTTAGATCTGGGTTAAGCCATATTTTTCTAGAGACGGAATGTGAGATGAATTTCATATAGGCCTAGTTCTCTCTCCATACCACTAGCTCTTGTTGATGGTAATTCAAACCACTTGCATAAGCAGACCATATTGATTTCACAGTGAAGAGGCCTTATTTTTGTACAGCTGTGCAACTTCAAAACAAAATCTCCATTTGAAACCTAAATCGCAGTTCTTAGAAAAGAGAATTATCTGAGGTACCCACTGTCAATAACACAATCTGGCATGCAAGGATAAATTGGGTTAATCTTAAAATccacagagaaagaaagatgacattttttcaataattaaaaataaatttacattatatatatatatatattgatatggGAAATGTGAGCATTAATTTccaagcaaaatataatttcctgtTTCTTTCTGCGATTCACCAAGTTGACTCCACATGAGTTAAAGCATATGTAATGTGCTCTTTGTAATTCTGAATATAATAATCCTAGTAATGACAAGTGAGATATTGTACATTATAACTAGCAGCAATAATGCCCACAGTactcattttgaaaaaaaaaaagtgtttgttcaACTCCTTCAATGTCACAACATTAGCATTACCATGACGTAAGTTCTCCTTGCACGATTCCAGGATGAAACCAATACATCGAATGCTCCCTCATTCCTCAAGATCCCTTTGCCAGTCTTTTCTGGCACAGTAGTGCCAACCTTCAAATGGCAGCTTGGTTTCATACCAATGTCAGAAGCAGGTCTTGGAACTTTTGGAGGCCGCAGGTTCTGCTTAATCCTTCAGATCCTGACTGAGCAGCCAACAAGAAAAGCTTCCTCTGATCAGCCACTGAGCTCAGTGAGAGAGCCTCACGCAGCTCCGGGACGCTAACAGCATCGGGCTTATCCTGGATGAGGGTATAAAAAGCATTTTAGTTCAGATTCACACTGAAACATAAACAAGGGAGCCTGGTACTCTATTAAAGAG is a window of Onychostoma macrolepis isolate SWU-2019 chromosome 21, ASM1243209v1, whole genome shotgun sequence DNA encoding:
- the nop16 gene encoding nucleolar protein 16, which codes for MGKTKKSRNRSKFSYNKNKKKLKKKIRRKEKPHIECPQIRNAWDEHKTVKQNLQEMGLSLGTKGMLPIKNKKDMESKPAETNVLKPYVIEAMEVEASLRREDRTTCSTDIIEYVQYMVKEHNEDYKAMARDEKNYYQDTPKQIKRKVELYKRCHPEQYAAFIASLQSQKST